Proteins from a single region of Shinella zoogloeoides:
- the acuI gene encoding acrylyl-CoA reductase (NADPH), with protein sequence MTFQALLVEKGADGAVSANIRELEDSRLPDGDVTVAVEYSTLNYKDGLCINGKGGLVRTFPHVPGVDFSGTVEVSDDPRYRPGDRVVLTGWRVGEIWWGGFATRARVKADWLVPLPETISTRQAMAIGTAGLTSMLSVIALEKAGLSPLKGEALVTGAAGGVGSVAVALLARLGYSVAAVTGRPETADYLKGLGAETIIDRAELAEASSRPLESERWAGAVDAVGGDMLARVLKQMKYDGAVASVGLAAGAVVPSFTVIPFLLRGVSLLGIDSVMRPYDQRVDAWNRIASDLPMDKLEAMVVEHRLSDLPELANLILDGKVKGRVVVDVNA encoded by the coding sequence ATGACGTTTCAGGCATTGCTGGTCGAAAAGGGAGCGGACGGTGCGGTTTCCGCCAATATCCGGGAGCTTGAGGATTCGCGGCTTCCCGATGGCGACGTCACCGTCGCGGTCGAATATTCGACGCTCAACTACAAGGACGGGCTTTGCATCAATGGCAAGGGCGGGCTGGTGCGCACCTTCCCGCATGTGCCGGGCGTCGATTTTTCCGGCACGGTCGAGGTCTCCGACGATCCGCGCTACCGGCCCGGCGACCGGGTGGTGCTGACCGGCTGGCGCGTCGGCGAAATCTGGTGGGGCGGCTTTGCGACGCGCGCCAGGGTGAAGGCTGACTGGCTGGTGCCGCTGCCGGAAACCATTTCGACCCGGCAGGCCATGGCGATCGGCACGGCGGGGCTGACCTCGATGCTCTCCGTCATCGCGCTGGAAAAGGCGGGGCTTTCGCCGCTGAAGGGCGAGGCGCTGGTGACGGGCGCGGCCGGCGGCGTCGGCTCGGTCGCCGTCGCGCTGCTGGCGCGGCTCGGCTATTCCGTCGCGGCGGTGACGGGCCGGCCGGAGACGGCGGACTATCTCAAGGGCCTCGGGGCGGAGACGATCATCGATCGCGCGGAACTGGCGGAGGCGAGCAGCCGGCCGCTCGAATCCGAGCGTTGGGCCGGCGCCGTCGACGCGGTGGGCGGTGACATGCTGGCGCGCGTGCTCAAGCAGATGAAATACGATGGCGCCGTCGCGTCGGTCGGCCTTGCGGCCGGTGCCGTGGTGCCCTCCTTCACGGTCATCCCGTTCCTCCTGCGCGGGGTCAGCCTGCTCGGCATCGATTCCGTCATGCGGCCCTATGATCAGCGCGTCGACGCCTGGAACCGCATCGCTTCCGACCTGCCGATGGACAAGCTGGAGGCCATGGTGGTCGAGCATCGGCTTTCCGACCTGCCGGAACTGGCGAACCTCATTCTCGACGGCAAGGTCAAGGGACGTGTCGTCGTCGACGTCAACGCCTGA
- a CDS encoding LysR family transcriptional regulator: protein MIDKLEYFIALARERHFARAAEELGISQPTLSAAIRQLEDQLGVMLVVRGSRFQGLTPEGQRVLEWARRIVGDTRTMREEMRAARKGLSGHIRLAAIPTTLAMVPRITAPFQEKHPDVTFSIVSTTSIQILGLLENLEIDAGLTYLENEPLGRVTSVPLLHEHYCLITAKGGPFSDRESVTWQEAGSVRLCLLTADMQNRRIINRHFTDAGITIQPSLESNSMIVLLSHVRTGRWSSIMPKNVARSFGFHDELSIVSLVEPNPEHTVGLVATHREPFTPLVSALLHEARILAEAGMD, encoded by the coding sequence ATGATCGACAAGCTGGAATATTTCATCGCCCTTGCCCGCGAACGGCATTTCGCCCGGGCGGCGGAGGAACTCGGCATCTCGCAGCCGACCCTTTCGGCGGCGATCCGCCAGTTGGAAGACCAGCTCGGCGTGATGCTGGTCGTGCGCGGCTCGCGCTTCCAGGGCCTGACGCCGGAGGGCCAGCGCGTGCTGGAATGGGCGCGGCGCATCGTCGGCGACACGCGCACCATGCGCGAGGAGATGCGCGCCGCGCGCAAGGGCCTGTCCGGCCATATCCGCCTCGCCGCCATTCCGACGACGCTTGCCATGGTGCCGCGCATCACCGCGCCCTTTCAGGAAAAACACCCGGACGTCACCTTCTCCATCGTCTCCACCACCTCGATCCAGATCCTCGGCCTTCTCGAAAATCTGGAGATCGACGCCGGCCTCACCTATCTGGAAAACGAGCCGCTGGGGCGCGTGACGAGCGTGCCGCTGCTGCACGAGCACTATTGTCTCATCACGGCCAAGGGCGGCCCGTTTTCGGATCGCGAAAGCGTGACCTGGCAGGAGGCCGGCAGCGTTAGGCTTTGCCTATTGACTGCCGATATGCAGAACCGCCGCATCATCAACCGTCATTTCACCGATGCCGGCATCACCATCCAGCCATCGCTCGAATCCAACTCGATGATCGTCCTGCTTTCCCATGTCCGCACCGGACGCTGGAGCAGCATCATGCCGAAGAATGTCGCACGATCCTTCGGTTTTCATGACGAATTGAGTATAGTTTCGCTGGTCGAACCGAACCCCGAACACACGGTCGGCCTCGTCGCCACCCATCGCGAACCCTTCACCCCGCTCGTCTCCGCCCTGCTGCATGAAGCGCGCATCCTGGCCGAGGCCGGAATGGATTGA
- a CDS encoding formate dehydrogenase subunit gamma, whose protein sequence is MNVHVAGSDVETRTLAIVGELKRLEGPLLPILHEIQAEFGYVPQECLPVIARELNLSRAEVHGVVTFYHDYRDHPTGRHVLKLCRAEACQSMGGDAVAERIKALLGIDFHQTTKDGAVTLEPVYCLGLCSCAPAAMLDGEVHGRIDPDLAQELVAEARR, encoded by the coding sequence ATGAACGTGCACGTCGCCGGCAGCGATGTCGAAACCAGAACGCTGGCAATCGTCGGCGAACTGAAGCGGCTTGAAGGGCCGCTTCTTCCCATCCTGCACGAGATTCAGGCCGAGTTCGGCTATGTGCCGCAAGAATGCCTGCCGGTCATCGCCCGCGAACTGAACCTGTCGCGCGCCGAGGTGCATGGCGTCGTCACCTTCTATCACGACTACCGCGACCACCCGACCGGACGGCACGTATTAAAACTCTGTCGCGCCGAAGCCTGCCAGTCGATGGGCGGGGACGCGGTCGCCGAGCGCATCAAGGCGCTGCTCGGCATCGATTTCCACCAGACGACAAAGGACGGCGCGGTGACGCTGGAACCCGTCTACTGTCTCGGCCTCTGTTCCTGCGCACCCGCCGCCATGCTCGACGGCGAGGTGCATGGACGGATCGATCCGGACCTTGCGCAGGAACTCGTCGCGGAGGCACGCCGATGA
- a CDS encoding formate dehydrogenase beta subunit, giving the protein MTTRIYIPRDAAALALGADRVAKALSTEIAARKLDATIVRNGSRGMHWLEPLVEIETTEGRIAYGPVKPSDIAGLLDAGLVSGGNHPLCLGKTEDIPFLKNQTRLTFARCGVIDPVSLEDYKAHGGLKGLRTAIAMVPADVVKQVTDSGLRGRGGAGFPTGIKWKTVLDAAGPQKYIVCNADEGDSGTFADRMIMEGDPFVLIEGMAIAGLATGATKGYVYTRSEYPHAIAVMSEAVEVARAVGVLGPSVLGSGKAFDMEIRTGAGAYVCGEETALLNSLEGKRGVVRAKPPLPALQGFLGRPTVVNNVISLASVPIIMDKGADYYRDFGMGRSRGTIPIQIAGNVRHGGLYETAFGLTLGEIVDEIGGGTASGRPVRAVQVGGPLGAYFPRALFDTPFDYEAFAAKDGLIGHAGITVFDDTVDMLKQARFAMEFCAVESCGKCTPCRIGSTRGVETADNIARGIEPEKNRELLTDLCNTMKFGSLCALGGFTPYPVMSAMTHFPEDFSPAPIAEAAE; this is encoded by the coding sequence ATGACCACACGCATCTACATTCCCCGCGACGCCGCAGCCCTTGCGCTGGGCGCCGACCGCGTCGCCAAGGCCCTCTCCACCGAGATCGCCGCCCGCAAGCTCGACGCGACCATCGTGCGCAACGGCTCGCGCGGCATGCATTGGCTGGAACCGCTGGTCGAGATCGAGACGACCGAAGGCCGCATCGCCTATGGCCCGGTAAAACCCTCCGACATTGCCGGCCTTCTCGACGCCGGCCTCGTTTCGGGCGGCAATCACCCGCTCTGTCTCGGCAAGACGGAAGACATCCCCTTCCTCAAGAACCAGACCCGCCTCACCTTCGCCCGCTGCGGCGTCATCGATCCCGTCTCGCTGGAGGACTACAAGGCCCATGGCGGCCTGAAGGGCCTTCGGACGGCTATCGCCATGGTCCCGGCCGATGTGGTCAAACAGGTCACCGACAGCGGCCTGCGCGGTCGCGGCGGCGCGGGCTTCCCGACCGGCATCAAGTGGAAGACCGTGCTCGATGCGGCGGGACCGCAGAAATACATCGTCTGCAACGCCGACGAGGGCGACAGCGGCACCTTCGCCGACCGCATGATTATGGAAGGCGATCCCTTCGTGCTGATCGAGGGCATGGCGATTGCGGGCCTGGCGACCGGCGCGACCAAGGGCTATGTCTACACCCGCTCGGAATATCCGCACGCCATCGCCGTCATGAGCGAGGCGGTCGAGGTCGCGCGCGCCGTCGGTGTGCTCGGCCCGTCCGTGCTCGGCTCGGGCAAGGCGTTCGACATGGAGATCCGCACCGGGGCGGGCGCCTATGTCTGCGGCGAGGAAACGGCCCTTCTCAACAGCCTCGAAGGCAAGCGCGGCGTCGTGCGCGCCAAACCCCCGCTGCCGGCCCTGCAGGGCTTCCTCGGCCGCCCGACGGTTGTCAACAATGTCATATCCCTCGCCTCCGTGCCGATCATCATGGACAAGGGCGCGGACTATTACCGCGACTTCGGCATGGGCCGCTCGCGCGGCACGATCCCGATCCAGATCGCCGGCAATGTCAGGCATGGTGGCCTCTACGAGACCGCCTTCGGCCTGACGCTCGGCGAGATCGTCGATGAGATCGGCGGCGGCACCGCCTCCGGCCGCCCGGTCCGCGCCGTACAGGTCGGCGGCCCGCTCGGCGCCTATTTCCCGCGCGCGCTGTTCGATACGCCCTTCGACTACGAAGCCTTCGCGGCGAAGGACGGCCTTATCGGCCATGCCGGCATCACCGTCTTCGACGACACGGTCGACATGCTGAAACAGGCGCGCTTCGCCATGGAATTCTGCGCCGTCGAAAGCTGTGGCAAGTGTACGCCCTGCCGCATCGGCTCAACCCGCGGCGTCGAGACAGCCGACAACATCGCGCGCGGCATCGAGCCGGAGAAGAACCGCGAACTGCTGACCGACCTCTGCAACACCATGAAGTTCGGCTCGCTCTGCGCATTGGGCGGTTTCACGCCCTACCCTGTCATGAGCGCCATGACGCATTTCCCGGAAGACTTTTCGCCGGCACCGATAGCGGAGGCAGCGGAATGA
- a CDS encoding DUF4287 domain-containing protein, whose product MSETEKVKGPASYFPSIEKTYGQPIEHWKDIIRAQDGKAHMQIVAFLKETHGLGHGHANALVAATLAETKA is encoded by the coding sequence ATGAGCGAGACGGAAAAGGTCAAGGGTCCGGCCTCCTACTTCCCTTCCATCGAGAAGACGTACGGCCAGCCGATAGAGCACTGGAAAGACATCATCCGCGCGCAGGATGGCAAGGCACATATGCAGATCGTCGCGTTCCTTAAGGAAACACACGGTCTCGGCCATGGCCATGCCAACGCGCTCGTCGCGGCGACGCTCGCCGAGACAAAAGCCTGA
- the fdhF gene encoding formate dehydrogenase subunit alpha has product MPLVPEIDFGTPASRSQKMVTLTIDGNEISVPEGTSIMRASMEAGIQVPKLCATDMVDAFGSCRLCLVEIEGRGGTPASCTTPVAPGLVVHTQTSRLKQIRKGVMELYISDHPLDCLTCAANGDCELQDMAGAVGLRDVRYGYEGDNHVKARSNGEANARWMPKDESNPYFTYDPSKCIVCSRCVRACEEVQGTFALTIEGRGFDSRVSPGMHENFLSSECVSCGACVQACPTATLTEKSVIEIGQPEHSVVTTCAYCGVGCSFKAEMRGEELVRMVPWKDGQANRGHSCVKGRFAYGYSTHRERILNPMIREKISYPWREVTWEEAYAHVASEFRRIQYQYGRDSVGGITSSRCTNEETYLVQKLIRAGFGNNNVDTCARVCHSPTGYGLGQAFGTSAGTQNFDSVEFTDVVIIIGANPTDAHPVFGSRLKKRLRQGAKLIVIDPRRIDLVSSPHIKASYHLPLRPGTNVAVVTALAHVIVTEGLYDEAFIRERCDWSEFEDWAAFVAEPRHSPEETEALTGVPAEALRGAARLFATGGNGSIYYGLGVTEHSQGSTTVMAIANLAMATGNIGREGVGVNPLRGQNNVQGSCDMGSFPHELPGYRHISDDATRDVFEKMWGVKLNNEPGLRINNMLDAAVEGTFMGLYIQGEDILQSDPDTRHVSAGLAAMECVVVQDLFLNETANYAHVFLPGSTFLEKDGTFTNAERRINRVRRVMTPKNGYADWEVTQNLAKTMGLDWNYAHPSEIMDEIAATTPSFALVSYDYLDKIGSVQWPCDEKHPLGSPIMHTDGFVRGKGKFIRTEYVATDEKTGPRFPLLLTTGRILSQYNVGAQTRRTDNVVWHEEDRLEIHPHDADNRGIRDGDWVRLASRAGETTLRALVTDRVAPGVVYTTFHHPMTQANVITTDFSDWATNCPEYKVTAVQISPSNGPSDWQVEYDELSKRSRRIAGKLEAAE; this is encoded by the coding sequence ATGCCCCTCGTTCCTGAAATCGACTTCGGTACCCCCGCCTCCCGCTCGCAGAAGATGGTGACACTCACCATCGACGGCAACGAGATTTCCGTTCCCGAGGGCACCTCCATCATGCGCGCCTCCATGGAGGCCGGCATTCAGGTGCCAAAACTCTGCGCCACCGACATGGTCGACGCCTTCGGCTCCTGCCGCCTCTGTCTCGTGGAGATCGAGGGCCGGGGCGGCACGCCCGCCTCCTGCACCACGCCCGTCGCGCCGGGCCTCGTCGTCCATACCCAGACGAGCCGCCTCAAGCAGATCCGCAAGGGCGTGATGGAGCTTTACATCTCCGACCACCCGCTCGACTGCCTGACCTGCGCGGCGAACGGCGACTGCGAATTGCAGGACATGGCGGGGGCCGTCGGCCTGCGCGACGTGCGCTACGGCTACGAGGGCGACAACCACGTCAAGGCCCGGAGCAACGGCGAGGCGAACGCCCGCTGGATGCCGAAGGACGAATCGAACCCCTATTTCACCTACGACCCCTCCAAGTGCATCGTCTGCTCGCGCTGCGTGCGCGCCTGCGAGGAAGTGCAGGGCACCTTCGCGCTGACCATCGAGGGCCGCGGCTTCGACAGCCGCGTCTCGCCCGGCATGCACGAGAATTTCCTCTCCTCCGAATGCGTCTCCTGCGGCGCCTGCGTGCAGGCCTGCCCGACCGCGACGCTCACGGAAAAGTCGGTCATCGAGATCGGCCAGCCGGAACATTCCGTCGTCACCACCTGCGCCTATTGCGGCGTCGGCTGCTCCTTCAAGGCGGAGATGCGCGGCGAGGAACTGGTGCGCATGGTGCCGTGGAAGGACGGGCAGGCCAACCGCGGCCATTCCTGCGTCAAGGGCCGCTTCGCCTATGGCTATTCGACCCATCGTGAACGCATCCTCAACCCCATGATCCGCGAGAAAATCTCCTATCCCTGGCGGGAAGTGACCTGGGAAGAGGCCTATGCCCATGTCGCGTCGGAATTCCGCCGCATCCAGTACCAATATGGCCGCGATTCCGTCGGCGGCATCACCTCCTCGCGCTGCACCAACGAGGAGACCTATCTCGTCCAGAAGCTGATCCGCGCCGGCTTCGGCAACAACAATGTCGACACCTGCGCCCGCGTCTGCCATTCGCCGACCGGCTACGGCCTCGGCCAGGCCTTCGGCACCTCCGCCGGCACGCAGAACTTCGACAGCGTCGAGTTCACCGATGTCGTGATCATCATCGGCGCCAACCCCACCGACGCCCACCCGGTCTTCGGCTCGCGCCTCAAGAAGCGCCTGCGCCAGGGTGCAAAGCTCATCGTCATCGATCCGCGCCGCATCGACCTCGTCTCCTCGCCGCACATCAAGGCGTCCTATCACCTGCCATTGCGCCCCGGCACCAACGTCGCCGTCGTCACGGCGCTTGCCCATGTCATCGTGACGGAAGGTCTTTACGACGAGGCATTCATCCGCGAGCGCTGCGACTGGTCGGAATTCGAGGACTGGGCCGCCTTCGTCGCCGAACCGCGCCACAGCCCGGAGGAAACCGAGGCGCTGACCGGCGTTCCGGCCGAGGCGCTGCGCGGCGCGGCCCGCCTCTTCGCCACCGGCGGCAACGGCTCGATCTATTACGGCCTCGGCGTCACCGAGCACAGCCAGGGCTCGACCACCGTCATGGCCATCGCCAACCTCGCCATGGCGACCGGCAATATCGGCCGCGAGGGCGTCGGCGTGAACCCGCTGCGCGGCCAGAACAACGTGCAGGGCTCGTGCGACATGGGCTCCTTCCCGCATGAGCTGCCGGGCTACCGCCACATCTCCGACGATGCCACCCGCGACGTATTCGAGAAGATGTGGGGCGTGAAGCTCAACAACGAGCCGGGCCTTCGCATCAACAACATGCTGGACGCCGCCGTGGAAGGCACGTTCATGGGCCTCTACATCCAGGGCGAGGACATCCTCCAGTCCGACCCGGACACGCGGCACGTCTCCGCCGGCCTCGCCGCCATGGAATGCGTCGTCGTTCAGGACCTCTTCCTCAACGAGACGGCGAACTACGCCCATGTCTTCCTGCCCGGCTCGACCTTCCTCGAGAAGGACGGCACCTTCACCAATGCCGAGCGCCGCATCAACCGCGTGCGCCGCGTCATGACGCCGAAGAACGGCTATGCCGACTGGGAGGTGACGCAGAACCTCGCCAAAACGATGGGTCTCGACTGGAACTACGCCCACCCGTCCGAGATCATGGACGAGATCGCCGCGACGACGCCGAGCTTCGCCCTCGTCTCCTACGACTACCTCGACAAGATCGGCTCGGTTCAGTGGCCCTGCGACGAGAAGCATCCGCTCGGCTCGCCGATCATGCACACGGACGGCTTCGTACGCGGCAAGGGCAAGTTCATCCGCACGGAATATGTCGCGACCGACGAGAAGACCGGCCCGCGCTTCCCGCTGCTGCTCACCACCGGCCGCATCCTCAGCCAGTACAATGTCGGCGCGCAGACCCGACGCACCGATAACGTGGTCTGGCACGAGGAGGACCGGCTGGAAATCCATCCGCACGACGCCGACAATCGCGGTATCCGCGACGGCGACTGGGTGCGGCTGGCAAGCCGGGCCGGCGAGACGACGCTGCGCGCCCTCGTCACCGATCGCGTTGCGCCGGGCGTCGTGTACACGACCTTCCACCATCCGATGACGCAGGCAAACGTCATCACCACCGACTTCTCCGACTGGGCGACGAACTGCCCGGAATACAAGGTGACCGCCGTGCAGATTTCCCCCTCCAACGGCCCGTCCGACTGGCAGGTGGAATATGACGAGCTGTCGAAGCGGTCGCGCCGCATCGCCGGCAAGCTGGAGGCGGCGGAGTAG
- the fdhD gene encoding formate dehydrogenase accessory sulfurtransferase FdhD, whose product MAEGERFVPEETPVAFSYAGSTHAVMMATPADLEDFAYGFSLTEGIIDDPAEIETVEIVQEDKGIDLQIHLADAQNDALTARRRHMAGPVGCGLCGIESIEQAVRVTPSVRSSPLTLSEDEVVEAVRLLNGQQPLHMATRAVHGAGFYVPGAGLIAVREDVGRHNALDKLAGAARRAGHAGAAGAVVVTSRVSVEMVQKTAIVGSPFIIAISAPTALAIRTAQEAGMTLIALVRGDEFEIFTGAERIVSGPARRAGNG is encoded by the coding sequence ATGGCGGAAGGCGAACGCTTCGTGCCGGAGGAGACCCCGGTCGCCTTTTCTTATGCCGGCTCGACCCATGCCGTGATGATGGCGACGCCCGCCGACCTTGAGGATTTCGCCTACGGCTTCAGCCTGACGGAAGGCATCATCGACGACCCCGCCGAAATCGAGACCGTCGAGATCGTGCAGGAAGACAAGGGCATCGACCTGCAGATCCACCTTGCCGATGCGCAGAACGACGCGCTGACCGCCCGCCGCCGCCACATGGCCGGCCCCGTCGGCTGCGGCCTTTGCGGCATCGAGTCCATCGAGCAGGCCGTGCGGGTCACGCCGTCCGTCCGTTCATCCCCGCTTACCCTCAGCGAAGACGAGGTCGTGGAGGCCGTGCGCCTGCTGAACGGCCAGCAGCCGCTGCATATGGCGACGCGCGCCGTGCATGGCGCGGGCTTCTATGTACCGGGCGCGGGTCTCATCGCCGTGCGCGAGGATGTCGGCCGGCACAATGCGCTCGACAAGCTCGCCGGCGCGGCGCGGCGCGCGGGCCATGCCGGCGCGGCGGGCGCGGTGGTGGTGACAAGCCGCGTTTCCGTCGAGATGGTGCAGAAGACGGCCATTGTCGGCAGCCCCTTCATCATCGCCATTTCCGCGCCGACGGCGCTTGCCATCCGCACGGCGCAAGAGGCCGGCATGACGCTGATCGCGCTGGTGCGCGGCGACGAGTTCGAGATTTTCACCGGTGCGGAACGCATCGTCTCCGGCCCCGCAAGACGGGCCGGCAACGGTTAG
- a CDS encoding formate dehydrogenase subunit delta yields the protein MSEGNKLVRMANQIATFFHSQPASEGPDGVATHINKFWEPRMRRQLFDIVDNHGGEGLDVLVLAAVPLIHRPPPAEVPAASR from the coding sequence ATGTCCGAAGGCAACAAGCTCGTCAGGATGGCGAACCAGATCGCTACCTTCTTTCATTCGCAGCCCGCAAGCGAAGGCCCGGACGGTGTGGCGACCCATATCAACAAGTTCTGGGAACCGCGCATGCGCCGCCAGCTCTTCGACATCGTCGACAACCACGGCGGCGAGGGTCTCGACGTGCTCGTCCTGGCGGCCGTGCCGCTGATCCATCGCCCGCCGCCGGCGGAGGTGCCGGCAGCAAGCCGCTAG
- a CDS encoding methyl-accepting chemotaxis protein yields MLSFAKSMDAGHIIDALSRSQAVIQFDLTGTILTANENFCRALGYDLKDIVGKHHRIFCDAAYVASEEYRQFWARLGRGEYDSSSYKRLRKDGGEIWIQASYNPVFRGGKPYKVVKFATDITAAKVQATEDAAKLDAISRSQAVIEFTPTGEILHANENFCAALGYDLSEICGKHHRIFCDPAYAQTPAYAEFWRSLAEGRFISNEFVRYGKGGREIWIQAAYNPIRDINGRVYKVVKFATDVTERMSAINALGGALKALADGDLTQHLSSTFVPSMEVVRKDFNEAVAGLHEAMRTVETNANAIASGAQEIRSAADDLAKRTEQQAASVEETAAALDEITTTVGDSSRRADEAGTLVSKTRAGAEKSGEVVKKAIDAMGQIEQSSREISNIIGVIDDIAFQTNLLALNAGVEAARAGEAGKGFAVVAQEVRELAQRSASAAKDIKALITTSGEQVKSGVALVDETGQALQEILAQVQDVHANVVAIVEASREQSTGLREINQSVNAMDQATQQNAAMVEESTAASHAMAREADALHALIRRFKLAGNAQAVQRGGPLAPANVAQLHAVARNMRASRGSAAPAAEAWEEF; encoded by the coding sequence ATGCTTTCATTTGCGAAGTCCATGGATGCAGGCCATATCATCGACGCGCTGTCGCGCTCGCAGGCCGTCATACAGTTCGATCTCACGGGGACGATCCTCACCGCCAACGAGAACTTCTGCCGCGCGCTCGGCTACGACCTGAAGGATATCGTCGGCAAGCACCACCGCATCTTCTGCGACGCCGCTTATGTGGCGAGCGAGGAGTATCGCCAGTTCTGGGCGCGGCTCGGGCGGGGGGAATACGATTCCTCCAGCTACAAGCGCCTGCGCAAGGACGGCGGCGAGATCTGGATTCAGGCATCCTACAACCCCGTCTTTCGCGGCGGCAAACCCTACAAGGTCGTCAAATTCGCGACCGACATCACAGCCGCGAAGGTGCAGGCGACCGAGGACGCCGCCAAGCTCGACGCGATTTCCCGCTCGCAGGCGGTGATCGAGTTCACGCCGACGGGCGAAATCCTCCACGCCAACGAGAATTTCTGCGCGGCGCTCGGCTACGATCTCTCCGAAATCTGCGGCAAGCACCATCGCATCTTCTGCGACCCGGCCTATGCCCAGACGCCGGCCTATGCCGAATTCTGGCGCTCGCTCGCCGAGGGCCGGTTCATTTCCAACGAGTTCGTGCGCTACGGCAAGGGCGGCCGGGAAATCTGGATTCAGGCAGCCTATAATCCGATCCGCGATATCAACGGCCGGGTCTACAAGGTGGTGAAGTTCGCCACCGACGTGACCGAGCGCATGTCGGCGATCAATGCGCTGGGCGGCGCGCTGAAGGCGCTGGCGGACGGCGACCTCACGCAGCACCTTTCCAGCACCTTCGTGCCCTCCATGGAAGTGGTGCGCAAGGACTTCAACGAGGCGGTCGCCGGCCTGCACGAGGCGATGCGCACGGTCGAGACCAATGCCAATGCGATTGCTTCGGGCGCGCAGGAAATCCGCTCGGCGGCGGACGACCTTGCCAAGCGCACCGAGCAGCAGGCGGCCTCCGTCGAGGAGACGGCGGCGGCGCTGGACGAGATTACCACGACGGTCGGCGATTCGAGCCGCCGGGCCGACGAGGCCGGCACGCTGGTGAGCAAGACGCGGGCCGGGGCGGAAAAGTCCGGCGAGGTGGTGAAGAAGGCGATCGACGCCATGGGGCAGATCGAGCAGTCCTCGCGGGAAATCTCCAATATCATCGGCGTCATCGACGATATCGCCTTCCAGACCAATCTTCTGGCGCTGAATGCCGGTGTGGAAGCCGCACGGGCCGGCGAGGCGGGCAAGGGCTTCGCCGTCGTTGCGCAGGAAGTGCGGGAACTGGCGCAGCGCTCGGCGAGCGCGGCCAAGGACATCAAGGCGCTGATCACCACCTCCGGCGAGCAGGTGAAGAGCGGCGTGGCGCTGGTCGACGAGACCGGCCAGGCGCTGCAGGAAATCCTCGCGCAGGTGCAGGACGTGCATGCCAATGTCGTGGCCATCGTCGAGGCCTCGCGCGAGCAGTCGACGGGCCTTCGCGAGATCAACCAGTCGGTCAATGCGATGGACCAGGCGACGCAGCAGAATGCGGCCATGGTGGAGGAAAGCACGGCGGCCAGCCACGCCATGGCGCGGGAGGCCGATGCGCTGCACGCCCTGATCCGCCGGTTCAAGCTTGCCGGCAATGCGCAGGCCGTCCAGCGCGGCGGTCCGCTCGCTCCGGCCAATGTCGCGCAGCTTCATGCGGTGGCCCGCAACATGCGCGCATCGCGCGGCTCCGCCGCACCGGCTGCCGAGGCCTGGGAGGAATTCTGA
- a CDS encoding chemotaxis protein CheW, which yields MTSIKTAGFAGDTLEIIAFRLHEQEFCVKTTTIREIRGWAPSTPIPHSPPDVIGVMNLRGTVIPIIDLAHKLGMKSTEANERSAIVVAEVHSMVVGLVVDRVSDILTIRSEQIQPVPEVTTSFDKVYAEGIIAHENGMICFLNLARMFKERDMEDMAA from the coding sequence ATGACCTCCATCAAGACGGCCGGCTTTGCCGGCGATACGCTCGAAATCATCGCATTTCGCCTGCACGAGCAGGAATTCTGCGTGAAGACGACCACGATCCGCGAAATCCGCGGCTGGGCGCCCTCCACGCCGATCCCGCATTCGCCGCCGGATGTCATCGGTGTGATGAACCTGCGCGGCACGGTCATCCCGATCATCGACCTGGCCCACAAGCTCGGCATGAAGAGCACGGAAGCCAACGAGCGCAGCGCCATCGTCGTGGCGGAAGTCCACAGCATGGTCGTCGGCCTCGTCGTCGACCGGGTCTCCGATATCCTCACCATCCGCAGCGAGCAGATCCAGCCGGTGCCGGAAGTGACGACCTCCTTCGACAAGGTCTATGCCGAGGGCATTATCGCCCACGAGAACGGCATGATCTGCTTCCTCAATCTCGCGCGCATGTTCAAGGAGCGCGACATGGAAGACATGGCGGCCTGA